The Herpetosiphon gulosus nucleotide sequence GTCGTTGTGTAATTGCAACAAACTTTGCAGCACATCAACCGAAGCCTCATCGGCCCAGTGAATATCTTCAATCGACCAAATCACCGGGGTATGTTGACCTTGGGCCAACACCAAACGCCGCACGGCGGTGATATAGAGGGCTTGCAACGCTTGGGGGCTAAGTTCATCGAAACGGCGTGAGGCTGGCAGCAACAACAAATGGCTCAGCGCTGGAATCACCTGATCAGCTTGATCTGCCAAGAGCGCCGTAGCGATTTGATGCAAGGCAGCGGCCATTTCATCTTCGCCATCGTTGAGCGAAACGCCAATTAATGAGCGCACCAAATCGCGCAGCAGGGCATAAGCACTTTCTTGGGTATAGGAGAGACAGCGGGCTTCGTACCAAACGACTTGAGGCAATTGCTCCAAACTTTGGTTGCGCCATTCGGTCAACAGCCGACTTTTGCCAATGCCCGCCTCGCCAACTGCCATCACTACCCGTCCGCGCTGATTGGCCAAATTATCGGTTACCGCCAACAGACTATCGAGTTCGTTGCTGCGGCCAACCATGGGGCTTTGTAAGCCTTTGATCCCACGGCCAGATGAGGGGCGCGGATTGAGGCCGCGGAGCTTGAAGACCGCCACTTGTTCAGAACGACCTTTGATAGCTTTTTCGCCCAGCGCCGCAAAATCAAAGACATGGGCCGTCATACGTTGGGTTTCAGGGCCAACCAAAATCTCGCCGTTGCTCGCTAAATCTTGCAAGCGGGCCGCCAAATTAACCGCATCGCCAATCACTGAATAGTGCTGGCGACCGAGCGAGCCAATGCCGCCTGCAATCACCACGCCAGTGTTAATGCCGATGTGCAAGCCCAAAGCGAGGCCTTCTTGTTGGCTAAGTTCAGCAATTGCATCGAGCATAGCACTGGCAGCGTGTACAGCACGAATTGGATCATCTTCGTGAGCCAGGGGAGCGCCAAAAATCGCCATAATCGCATCGCCAATAAATTTATCGACGACCCCGCCGTAATGTTCGATGATTGGCACCAAGCGATCAAAACAGGCATTAATCAAGCGATGCACCGCCTCAGCATCCATCTGCTCAGCAATCGAGCTAAAGCCCACCAAATCGGCAAACATCACCGTAACCCGCCGCCGTTCGCTGCGCGGTAACGGAGCATCGGCCAACATGCGGCCACACTGAGAGCAAAAACGAGCGCTGGCAGGGTTGAGGTTGAGACATTCTGTACATTGCATAGGCGGTGTACTCGGCGCAAAAATATTACTCCATTATAACGCGATTTTTCCTCTTTTTGAAACAAATGTTTACTAGCAATCTGTATGAATTCTGCTTAAAACCACGGCACTCGTTCTGGCTGAAGAACGAGTGCCGGGTACGAGGAGCAGGGTTATAGTACTTTAGTTGAATGGCAAGGTGATCGTGGATTGTTGGCCTTGGGCGCTGGTGGCGCTGGTGCGAACGCTCGCTGAACCATTGCCAATCGCGTTCCAAATTTCAATCCGTACCCGACCATTGCTCAAGTTGGCCCAAGCACCGCTGCTGCTCTTGAGGCCAGCGGTTTGGCTATATTGTTCGAAACCTGCCACCGGATCGGTTGGGAAGTAGTTGTAGGTTTCGGTGCGATCATAGCTGCCGTCGCCAGTCCAGTCGTAGGAAATGCGGGCTTGAACCCCGTTGCCCACGGCGGTGTTTGAATCGACGAACAGCTTGAATTGGGTAGCTTGGCTGTTGTAGGTGCGGGTCAAGCCAGAGATGGTATAAACCAAAGCATTGGTTGGTGTACCATCACGATTAGCGCCACCAGCCGATGGAATCGTGTCGGTGTTAGCGCCTGCGCCTGCGCTCAAGCTCAAGGTACCAGCCACATTTTGGGCAGCGCCATCGATGACGTGCAAGGTGTTACCACCAGCATCAATCTTGGTCAGCAGCCATTGTTGGTTGGTTGCACCGACATAGTCCCATTGATGGACGTTGCCACCATCGGCGGTTGAGGCATCAGCAACATCAAGCGCCTTGCCACTGTGGCGGGCAATAATTGCATAGTAGCCACTACCAACATCGCGCAAACACCATTGTTGATTAGTGGTATTGCCATATGGCCATTGATGGATGTTGACCCCGTTGCCAGTTGCGGTCGTGCCGCCAGCAACATCCAAGGCTTTGCCACTATGACGCGCGGTTACTTTGAAGTAGTTGCTACCAACGCTTTCGAAGCGCCATTGTTGGTTCAAGCCGCCAACATAGCCCCATTGATGCACATTCGCACCATCAGCGCTTGAAACACCATCAACATCCAAGGCTTTGCCACTGTGACGAGCCGTTACTTGGTAGTAGCTGTTAGCATCCAAGCTGACTGCTGAACAGCCTGCAACTGGCGTGGCGGTTGGTGGTACTGGGGTTGCCGTCGGATTGACGGGCGTTGCCGTCGGATTGACAGGGGTCGCCGTCGGATTGATTGGCGTAGCGGTTGGATTGACTGGAGTCGCGGTTGGTGGTGGGGTTGTGCCCGTGCTGCGAGCCATGCTGCGTGCAGGAATACTATTCAACACCACGCCATTCGAGAAGGTTACGGTCAATGGGCTACCAGTTGGATTCCAAGCAACGTAGGTACGCACACCATTTTTGTTGAAAACCGCATAGGTTGGCGTGTTGGCGGTGATCGAGGTATCGATCGAACCCAACTGCTTCAAGTTGCGAATCCAGTGATAGGTATGAGCCTTGGTTTCGCCTTCTTCTGGGGTGTAGGCGACCGTATCAAACTTGGTTGCAGCAGTTGCCGCATCACCAAAAGCTTGGAATTGCCAAATAACATCTAACCAATAACGTTCTGCGCCGCCGATGTTGCTGCGCATTTGGCTATAGTTTTTGTTGACATAGGCTGGATTACGGCCCAAGTACAGCGAACCACCATGGAAGGGCAAGAAGTTGATCCCGTGGATCATTTCGGGGTTGGCGCTGAACCAAGTTGCGTAGCTGCCACCATCGCCCCAAACCATCCCAACAGCGGGGTGATTGTTGTTGGCGGTGAAGCCAGCAGGGAACACAGCGTTATCAACATTGAACCAATATTGTTCGATGGCGTGGGTTTCATGGGTATACATGAAGATCCCAAGGTCGCGCAATTGGGTATTACCAGTGTTTGCGCCCCACAACAGCACGGCGCTGTTGAACATCATTGCTTCTGATGATGATTCGTGGTTGTTGCCAGCGCCGAAGCCAGCGTGGCCCGAAGCCCATGAGTGGCCTTCGTAGATGTCGAAGGTGCGCAAGCGCGGGAAGCGGGGATCGGTTGCGGTGCTGATGTTAGCAGCATCGTTGATCAACAGCTTGACCATCGAACCCCAGTTGCTATCGAGCGCCCAGTTTGGATCATATTGGGCCAAGATTGCCGCTGCGTAGATGTAATAGCCATAGTGGAAGTGGTGGTCGTTCAATTCAGTATCTGAGCCAAACGAGGCTGGATAGCCGATCACGGTTCCCCAATTGCTATTGTAGTAGAACTGGCCATTGGTATCGTTGGCGCTGGCGGTGAACCATTCTTGCAAACGGTTGCGCACAGCGGTAATCAACGTATTACGGGCGTTGGTGTTGCCCAATTGTTCAGCAATCGGAATCAAGTTGGCCAAACGTAAGAGCGCCTTACCAGTGTAGTAGGTATCAGCACCGCCAAAGTGGCTGGCTTCGAAGGCAACATCATTCAAGTGATTGTTGAGCGTGGTGCGGTTATAATCGCCAGCATCTGGCAAGGTTGGCAGCACGCCGTTGAAGCGCATGGCCGTGGTAAATGAATTACCATCGCGCAGGCGAATTTGACCACGGGCGGTGGTATAGCTGTAGTTGGTCAACGCCGTCGATGAGTTGATCGCGTGGTGGCGATACAAGCCCAAAACGGTGTTGGTATTGCTGCCTTCTTTGGCAACCGTGGTTGCGCTGAAGGTTGTGTTCAAGGTTGCCGAAGCTTGGTCGTAGCTCCAGCTCGCGGTGGTGTTGGTGACAAAGGCATAGGCGCGGGCTTTGAAGAAATTAAAGGTTGCCACGCTATTATCAGGCAGCACTGCTACCGAATAATAATCTTTGCCAGCCAAATTTGATTGAAAATTGTTCCCCGATTGGCCCCAGGTCGCGCCAGTTGGGGCAAAAATACCATAATGATGGCCGTTAACCGTGATACCAAGCGCATTCGTGCCAGCACCAGTCCAAACGCTTGGCGGAGCAGCCGCGCTAATCAAGGCATCGCCGCCACTCTTGGTCAAATAGACGAAGGGCATGCCATGGCCAAAGGTTGCGCGGAGCGTGCCGCCACCATTCCAATAGGCCGTGACCGTCCAATCCGAGTAGCCGTCAACTTTGGCATCAGGCGAATTCAAGCCCACCAAACCAAGGTTGAGGTCTTCGGAAGCATTGTAGTGAAACTCGCCGATATAGTTGGGTGAGCCAGTTGAAATTGCGGGAATTGTCGGGAAGGTCACGCCCAAGCCAGTCGCTTTGGCTTTGACAATCAACGGCAAGGCCGTCATATTTTCCGAATAAGGATTACCAGGGAAGCGCTGCCAGCCGAGCGAACTCCACCAATCGTTGGTGGGCATTGCGCCAGTGACATTGGCAGTACGTTTGGGAGAAACAGGATTCCCATTAAAATCATCGGGAACTTTTGCGCCTGCTGGCAAGGTGGTAGTATAACTGCCCAGCCCAGCTTGATCAGCGTTGGCAACAGGTTGGGTTGGAGAAAAGAACAAACTTGTGGTTAAAAATGTTAGGAGGGTTCCTGCAAGCCATGGTAATCGTCTTGAGCGATTAGGTAAATGTTGTGTATTCATGCACATCCTCGTGTAATTAATCAACATCGATAGCCGAAATGTTATGAACCCCTAGTCGCATGAATCAAGCAACCTCCTTCGATCAAAGAATCCATATACTGCTATCTTAATTTTTTCCTAACTATTATTCAATGACTAAAATAAGTCATTTAGCATGCGCTAAGCTTCTGAGTTGTTGTTTAATGGATGATCGTTCTATGCTATTATGCGCGGAATTGCATATAAATGTAATTTGTGCCCTCACCCCCAGCCCCTCGCTCGCTGGGAGGGAGAGGGGGTCAGGGGGTGAGGGCTTGCAGATTAACGAATCATTGCATATAGAGAATAGGAACCAAGCATGGCCGAGTTGCGCAACTGGCAAGCCACGAGTCTCTTAGAGTTACGTTTTATCTCCGATGCCCAAATTTCGCCCAACGGTGAGCAAATTGCCTTTGTAGAAACCTGGATCGAGGAAACCACCAGCAAGAGTGGCACTCGCAAACCCGATTATCGTTCAGCAATTATGTTAATTCAGGCCGATGGTGGCACGCCGCAGCGTATGACTTTCAGCGTTTCAGGTCGCGATAGCTCACCACGCTGGTCGCCCGATGGCAGCAAACTGGCCTTTATCTCAACTCGCGATGCAGGCGTGGCCCAACTGTTTGTGCTTGATTTAGCGCGTGGTGGCGAGGCCCAGCAACTAACCAGTCTTGGCTATGGTGTGGCCGAAATCAACTGGCGGCCCGATAGCCAAGCCTTGGCTTTTATTTCGCGCGGAGCCAAAGCCAAAGCGCAAACCCATGTCGAAAGCTTGCGTGACGAAAAAATTATTGAGCGTTTGCCGTTTAAATTCGATGGCGTGGGCTATTTGCAGCCAGAATATGCCCAAATTTGGCTGGTTGAATTAGGCCAAGAACCAAGCCAAATCACCGATCTAGCCTTTGATCATGCTGATCCGGCCTGGTCGCCTGATGGCAGCGAGTTGGCTTTTATCACGGTTTCGCGGGCCGAATTAGAGCATACCCGCCAAGCCGATATGTATCTATTAAATGTAGCAGCTGGCACATCACGCTGTTTGACCAATGCATTGGGTCCAGTGTATCACCCAACATGGTCGCCCGATGGTTTAGCAATCGCCTATATCGGCCATGATCAACATACTGGCAATGCTTCAAATGAGGCTTTGTGGTGTGTTAGTCGGGCTGGCGGCGATGCCCATTTGCTCAGTGTTGGCTTTGAATATGGGCTGGAAAATAGCGTGATCAGCGATGCACGCATCGGGCGCTTTCCCTATCGGCCTTATTGGCGCGATAATGGCATCTATTGTTTGGCAACTCGGGCCGCCCGCACTCGTGCCTATCGTTACAGCGATGGCGTGATGCATGAACTTACGCCGGAGGATAATCCCAGCATTTCGGGCTATAGCCAATCGTTGAATAAGCGCACGGCTTTCACCGCAGGCACGGCGACCCAACTCGAAGCGCTGTATATGGGCGATGCCGATGGCAGCATTCATCTGCTCTACGACCCCAATGCTGCATTACTTGCCAGCATCCAAACCATCGAGCCAGAACGCTTTAGCTATGCCAGCTTCGATGGCTTGGCAATTGAAGGCTGGGTGATCAAGCCTGTCGGATTTACCCAAGGTCAGCAATATCCTTCGTTGTTGTATATTCATGGTGGCCCGCATAGCGCCTATGGCCACAACTTTATGCACGAATTTCAGGTACTGGCGGCGGCTGGCTATGGCGTGATTTACACCAATCCACGCGGTGGCACAGGCTATGGTCAGCGCTTCCGCTCGTTAGTACGCCAAGATTTTGGCGGCGACGATTATCGTGATCTCATGGCCGCCGCCGATTTGG carries:
- a CDS encoding glycosyl hydrolase, with amino-acid sequence MNTQHLPNRSRRLPWLAGTLLTFLTTSLFFSPTQPVANADQAGLGSYTTTLPAGAKVPDDFNGNPVSPKRTANVTGAMPTNDWWSSLGWQRFPGNPYSENMTALPLIVKAKATGLGVTFPTIPAISTGSPNYIGEFHYNASEDLNLGLVGLNSPDAKVDGYSDWTVTAYWNGGGTLRATFGHGMPFVYLTKSGGDALISAAAPPSVWTGAGTNALGITVNGHHYGIFAPTGATWGQSGNNFQSNLAGKDYYSVAVLPDNSVATFNFFKARAYAFVTNTTASWSYDQASATLNTTFSATTVAKEGSNTNTVLGLYRHHAINSSTALTNYSYTTARGQIRLRDGNSFTTAMRFNGVLPTLPDAGDYNRTTLNNHLNDVAFEASHFGGADTYYTGKALLRLANLIPIAEQLGNTNARNTLITAVRNRLQEWFTASANDTNGQFYYNSNWGTVIGYPASFGSDTELNDHHFHYGYYIYAAAILAQYDPNWALDSNWGSMVKLLINDAANISTATDPRFPRLRTFDIYEGHSWASGHAGFGAGNNHESSSEAMMFNSAVLLWGANTGNTQLRDLGIFMYTHETHAIEQYWFNVDNAVFPAGFTANNNHPAVGMVWGDGGSYATWFSANPEMIHGINFLPFHGGSLYLGRNPAYVNKNYSQMRSNIGGAERYWLDVIWQFQAFGDAATAATKFDTVAYTPEEGETKAHTYHWIRNLKQLGSIDTSITANTPTYAVFNKNGVRTYVAWNPTGSPLTVTFSNGVVLNSIPARSMARSTGTTPPPTATPVNPTATPINPTATPVNPTATPVNPTATPVPPTATPVAGCSAVSLDANSYYQVTARHSGKALDVDGVSSADGANVHQWGYVGGLNQQWRFESVGSNYFKVTARHSGKALDVAGGTTATGNGVNIHQWPYGNTTNQQWCLRDVGSGYYAIIARHSGKALDVADASTADGGNVHQWDYVGATNQQWLLTKIDAGGNTLHVIDGAAQNVAGTLSLSAGAGANTDTIPSAGGANRDGTPTNALVYTISGLTRTYNSQATQFKLFVDSNTAVGNGVQARISYDWTGDGSYDRTETYNYFPTDPVAGFEQYSQTAGLKSSSGAWANLSNGRVRIEIWNAIGNGSASVRTSATSAQGQQSTITLPFN
- a CDS encoding S9 family peptidase; this translates as MAELRNWQATSLLELRFISDAQISPNGEQIAFVETWIEETTSKSGTRKPDYRSAIMLIQADGGTPQRMTFSVSGRDSSPRWSPDGSKLAFISTRDAGVAQLFVLDLARGGEAQQLTSLGYGVAEINWRPDSQALAFISRGAKAKAQTHVESLRDEKIIERLPFKFDGVGYLQPEYAQIWLVELGQEPSQITDLAFDHADPAWSPDGSELAFITVSRAELEHTRQADMYLLNVAAGTSRCLTNALGPVYHPTWSPDGLAIAYIGHDQHTGNASNEALWCVSRAGGDAHLLSVGFEYGLENSVISDARIGRFPYRPYWRDNGIYCLATRAARTRAYRYSDGVMHELTPEDNPSISGYSQSLNKRTAFTAGTATQLEALYMGDADGSIHLLYDPNAALLASIQTIEPERFSYASFDGLAIEGWVIKPVGFTQGQQYPSLLYIHGGPHSAYGHNFMHEFQVLAAAGYGVIYTNPRGGTGYGQRFRSLVRQDFGGDDYRDLMAAADLAETWDWIDSKRMGVLGGSYGGYMTNWIISHTERFAAANTQRCISNLMSFFGTSDIGPYFGEDEFGGKPWADIDKFMERSPIRYVNSINTPLLILHSDEDHRCPVEQAEQLYTALKVLDKPVRFVRFPREGHELSRSGEPLHRIARIEYILDWFGHYLQGHELKPADQFRRSVAGEWQSSQ